CCGGTTTAATTGGCGCATCAACAGTTAATTTTTGCGCTACAATTGTTCTGTTTTGAGGAATTGCACTAATTGCTTCATCTGCATCCAGTTTTACTTCATTTCCTCCAATTCCATAATTTGATAACATACTTTTTAATTTAAATGGTTATTATTTTTATATACTAATGATTTATTGATTTTGATAAATCTGGCGGCAGACGTCTAAATCTCTGCTTACTTTTTCTAATTCTTCTTTGTACGTTTTAGCCGACTGGTTTAGGCTGTCTATTAAATGTGCATTGTGTGTAAGGCTTCTGATCTGTTTTTTATAGTCGATGATATTCTTGTATGCCAAAATGATGTTGTTGTAAAGCTTTTTATTATCTGTTGTATCTTTTGGAATTTTCTGATAGATATTGGCCACCATAACATTTGCCAGACGCTGCTGAAAATCATTATCAACTTTTGGGGAATTGATAGAATCGATTGTCATTCTTACACTGTCTATTTTTATAGAAAAATTAGTCTGATAATCGTACTCTCTTTTCATCATTTCGTTTTCAGCCTTCAGTATTTTATTTTCTGCAAAAGGCAGATAAAAATTAAATGATACTGCAGTGAGCATCAATATAAATGTGACAACAAATGCTATTAAAAAGGCATAAAATGCTTTCCTGCGTTCTGTTTTGTTTAATAGTTCCATAATTTGTTTTTATGATTTAATTTTAATTAGTCTTTAATGAAAAAACTATGTCTTTTTGGATTATGAACGATGTCTTTTTTCTCTGTTTCGGCCACAAACAATTCGATACTTTCTTTTTTCTTTCCGATGTAATCGAGCTTGCTGAGCGTTTCAAATAATTTTTCGATTTTTACAAGGAAGCTCATTACCAGTTTTGCAGTTTTATCGATATGAACATGATCGTAATTCGTGTTAATGAGCGTAGTAAAAAGTATCTCTAAATCGCCCTGAGACAAATCGCACCATTCTGCGAAATAGTTCAAAAGTTCTTCTTTTCCTGCACCAGATTTTGAGTCGATAAAATTTTTCATAACCCGTGCAAACGATACTACTGTACTCAACATCGAAGCCGGATGCTGATGCATTGAAAACCAACGAAACTGGGTTAGCTGATTTCCTAAAAAGTAACTTGTATTGTCTGACAATTGCATTACTGTTTTGGGCAAAATACCTTCCTGCTGAAAGCGATTAATTTTCTGGGAAATTTGTACGGAGTAAATCTCTATCTGCCCAAAGGAGCGTCCAATTTCTGCCTGCATGTCGCTTAGTTTTGGATGGCAGGCAATGGTAACCGAAGCCGGGATATAATCCTCATCAAGTACGGTTGTATCGCCAATCAACACTTTTCCAATGGCAAGGTAAAACCCTCCGTAACCTATTCCGGAGCGAAATTCTTCGGCTTTGATTAAGTGGAGTTTGTATTCAGGCTGTGTGTAAGGATATCTTGGCGGAACCTCATCCGGATCCGGCTCTCCAAACGGAATTCTTTTTCTTGAATTTACCGAAATACAGGCCAGTAATTCAAGATGATCGCCTTCTTTTATTTCATAAGTATCTTCCGGGTACGGAACCTGTAAATCCAGCGTATCTGTATTACTTTTACTGATCTCTATTCTGGAACCATTTGGCGTAATGGCGTGACATTCCTCTACACGAACGCGCAGTAATTTATGATTGTCGATTCCCAAAGTAATTTTAGTCGATTCTTTGCTCTGATTTCCCGAATCCAGCAAACCGTAACTTATTGGCGTGGTATGAATTCCGACAGCATCATTTACCAATTCTGAAACATTGTCCTGCATGGCCAAAAAATGGTTTTTGTTGATCTTCATTCCGTCTATCCAGTTTACGGGAAAATGATTTAGCTTTTCTATCATATTTTTATTCGTTATAATTTTGTTTAGTTGTTTCCATAGCAAAATCCCTCATGTAAATTATTACATAAGGTAAAGTGGTATTTATTAGCAATTGCTAAAAATTATTGGGCGTTTTTGGAAATTGTATTTTGGGTGGTATTATTATTGAAAAGAAAAGGTTATAATAGGGTTAATGGTTTTTTATTTTTTGTTAGTTGAGGCTTTTCTTTTTAATATGTCAAGGAGCTTATTCTTCTTTTAATAAATTCTAATAATCTTTTTATTATTTAATTATTTAATTATTTTTTATTGACTATAGCTCCTTTATTATCAATTACGTAAGACTTATAAAAAACTTTCTTTTCATTTGTATTTCTTCTTTTGTATAGACTGATAACATAATCTTTTGAAATATTAAACTGAGTAATAGATTCTCCATCCATTAATCCAATTTCTAAAGAAGAAATTACTTTATTATCACTAAGAATTACTAAATCATACGACTCTATATCTGAATCAGTATTACATAAAATCATGGGCTGATAATCTTTAACTCTGGGAAGATACATATAATCACTTGGGTGAAAATTATTACCAAAAACCTTGGCTATTGCATTATCTTCTTTAAAAAAGTATTTTGGAAAATTATTATCACATTTAATACTATCATATGGATTCACACACGCCTTATAGTATTCATCAAATTCTATTGGCAAAATAGAATATCGAATCTTTTCATTAGAAAGATGTTTTTTAACGTCTTTTTTTTCTATTTGACATAAAATGAAAATATCATTTTTTGATAAAATATTTTTATCAAACTCTACTTCAATTGGATTATCTGGGTCTGCACTTGTATTGTATAATTTACTATCATTAACTTTTAATACCAACCAAGCAATTGTGCTTTCAACTATTTGCTTAACCTTTGGGTCTTCAGATACATTATTTTCGATGTACACTTGAATAGTTACATTATCGCCTTCAATTCTATCTATTTTAGTTAAGAAGTCATTTTGTCCTCTTAAATCTAATTTACTTGATATAACTATTTGATAAATAACATCTTCACAGGTAATTTCTACATTTTCAGTTGCCGTGTCCTTTAATGAATCATTTGACTTTTCTAATTTGGAATCTTTACAGCTTATTAAAATCAGCGATATTATTATAAATATTTTTTTCATTGTGTTGTGTATTATAAATTCCCTCAGCTAACAAAAGCAAAAAACTCTTGCTAGCTGGGGCTTTTCTTTTCAATATGTCAAGGAGCATAAATATATTTTTACTTATTTTTTAGGTTTTACTTGGCTCAACTTGATCAGAAAATCTTCAGTAACATCTTCAAAATTAACATCATTAAAATCTTTTTGAGTCCAAGTTTTTGATGGTATTTTTTTATCGTGATTGGCTTTATCAAAATAGGTTTCACCGTATTTATGGAGTACTACGTTGTTTCCAATTACCTTAAAAGTAATATAGGACGATATTTCAATATAATCTGAGCAAACTTGATTCTCAACTGTAAAATAGTTGTTTTTAAATACTATCGTACTAAATCCTTCTGTAGCACAATTAAAATTGTTCTTAGGTATAATATTATTGTTTTCATACCACGTTTTAAATGTACTATTTGGCAAACCTTTTTTTATTTCCATTCGAAGTCCAAAATGAATTCTCTCAAACTCTCCTTTCTCTTCTTCATTTGCATAAACTACAATTTTATCTTTTATTCCATCTTGATCTAAATCATAATCATAAAAATATGCAATGTTTCTATTATCATATAATTTCAAAACTTTATCAGAAGAAAATAATTCTGGAAACTGTTTGCAGAAAAAATCACGTTGCCCAATTAATGGCCCATTTGTTTGTGCTTTTTTTAGAAATTTCCATTTATTCTCAAATGTATCATATAGGTAAAAGTATAACTCTGTATTATTTTTAAAAAACATTGCTTCTTCTGATTCTCCATTTGATATATCTAAATATTTTTTAGGTATATAAACTGCAAAAATGTAATATGAACCCAAATCCTTATTGATTATTTTTTCAATTGTTGAACTCTGTGTCATTATATCTGAGTTAGAATTCTGAAGATAACTGGACCAATATTTGTTCAAAGAAATGTCTTTTGGCACATAACTAATAGCAAACCATTGTATCTCTTCATTTTCATAATTATAATAATGTCGATATGGATGTTCTGATATATCTTCATCTCCAAATGAAATCATATAACCATTGAAATATTTTTGGTCAAAAAAATCAATAGGCGGCTGTTCTTTTACATTTTTTGTTTGTTCTTTATTCTCATTTAAAACCTGATTTTTCTTATTTGACACTTGCCCATTACATGAATTTATTAAGAGGCTTAACATTAATATTTTTAATAGTAGTTTCATAATTTTTCATTTAATTCCCTCAGCTAACAAAAGCACTGTGCTTTTGTTAGCTGGGGCTTTTCTTTTCAATAGGTCAAGGAACCTTATTCTTTCTAATTTTACCCTTATAAAGTCAACTATTTATTACTCATTTCCCAGATTTTAATATTCATCTCTTTACAAACTATTAATCTCTATCGTCTAAATTGATAACATTCGATGGTCTTATAATAGTATTGGCAGGCATCTTGATTATTTTATTTTTTTTATCAAAAATATAAACAGAATGTAATTTACTTTCTTTAATTGATCTTAAGCAAAAAGCTCTTTCATTATTATTTTTTTCAATAATAATATTACAATCAATTACTAAGTTTGTCCTGATTTTTAAAGTGTCACTTAGAATATCTTTATTAAAAGACAGAATGTATGTTTCTTTAATTTTATTTAATTCTTGATTCATAATGTTTATAATTACTAAATGATACTCCTTGTCAATATTGACAAAAGATTTTCCTTGCTTATAAATTTCATTTTTAAATTTGAACAATTGATCTAAATTATTTGATCTAAATAAACCATCACCTTTATTATTTTTATCAATAATAAATTTATTTATTTGAGTATGACTACTTCTATTCTTACTTGATAATTCATTTATAAGAGTTACATCATCAGAGGTGACTTCTGTTTTGTTTTTAAAATCTGTTATTTTAGATAAATAAAAATCCTCTTCTGATGACTTACCTTTAATAACAACTTCATTATTTTGATTTACTAATGAATAATTAATCTCCTTAAACTTTCCAAGACTAAAGATTTTCTCATTATATTTAAAGGTATAAATACCTAAATCATTGAAACTATTTGAAGCATCAAATTTAATTACATGAAAAGTTGGCAATTCTTCTGTACAAGTAGGAATCATTAAATAATAAAAAGAATCCTGCTTAAAAAGCCTGAATTGATTCTTGGCTTCTTCCATTGAAGATGTATTGATACAAAAATCTACAGAACTATAGTTATTAAATTGTTCAACTTTTAAATAACTTGTCTCCTTATCCTTCAAATAATATATGCGAAAATTGATTAAATCGGTTTCAAAAAACATTTCAGTTATAAACTCATTTTCGGACAATAAAATTTTCAAAGGAATTGATGAATTTTCTTTTGCTTTTTTTTCTACAAGAGCTGAAGATTGCTTTTTATCTAACTCTTTGTTTTTTGAATTACAAGAATTAAAAAAAATGATAATAAGAACTGAAATAAGATTTATTAATTTCTTCATAATTTTCTATTTATAAATTCCCTCAGCTAACAAAAGTCTCAACTTTTGCTAGCTGGGGCTTTTCTTTTCAATATGTCAAGGAACCTTAATTATTAATTCAAAGAATTATTTAATCCTTTCATAAACTCTTTGAGGTACTTTCTTTATATCCTTGTTTTGGATTTTCATTAAATGAATATATTTCTGATATGATAATTTAGCATCCTTTTTTTTATTATCTCCCCATTGAGCATCAGCCAAATTCAACCATGCTACACCCCTTTCAGGATTATCATTTATAATTTTATTTAAAAAAAATATAGACTCTTTATAAGCTCCTGACTGCTCTAAATAGTACGCCACATCATTTAATTTATCTGTGTCTATTATTTTAATGTCTTGTATATATTTATCATCATTGACTGGAGCCTCTATAAATTTATCATCATTTGTTACTGTAAAATTTAGAATGCCAATTTTTTTATAAAAACTGTCATATAGATTTGTGAAAGCAAATGAATTATTTTTTGTAAATGAGTCATGTAAAGAACTTCCTATGTCTTCCAAATCACTATACAACTGATTAATTAGTTTATAGTTTTTTAGATACACTTTATTAGATAAAAAACCTTCTTTACTATATTTTAGAATTTCTTTAGATGTTAAATAAACAGCATCATCTTTAAATGTAAAACTATAAACTTGTTTCATTTTTGTGGAAGATCCATTATATTCATATGTCAAAACAAAACATCGCTTATCTACTATTTCTAAACTTGTAATTAGCGACATTTTATTAATTATCAAACCCTTATACTCCTTTTGATTTACAAATAATGACGTATTTTCAACCCTAACTAAATCATTGTTTTTTAGTGGATCACCATTTTCATTCCTGTCATTTAAAAGTAAATTATAGTCGATAAAAGAATAGATTACTGGCTTATTTCCTTTTATATACTTTACAATTCCCCAATTATTTTTTAAAGAATTTATATTTAGATTGAAGTTTTCATTTGCAAAATAAACGTTTCTGGATTTTAATTTTATAAGATTATTACTTAGTTTTTGGGATATTTCCGAAAAGTAAGTGTTGTTATCATCGGCTATAACATAAAAATTCTTTTCCCCCATAACTTTTTTAAGGGAATCCATTTCTTTTAGGCCTGGAGTATAATAATACACTCCGCTTTTTGTTATAGTCGCTTGAGCTTTATTATTTGTAATTATGGCATTTTCTTTCTTTTGTCCTTTACAGGAATTAAAAAACATGAAAGTAACAATCGAAATAATATTTATAACTTTCTTCATAATTTTCTATTTATAAATTACCTCAGCTAACAAAAGTCTCAACTTTTGCCAGCTGGGGCTTTTCTTTTCAATATGTCAAGGAGCTTTTTATAGTAAGATTATTGATATTCTGTGTAATTCATAAAAACTACAAAACCATTATTATGACACATAAAAATCTAATAATTATCAAACTTATGTTTACTTTTCTACTTCATCCCAATTATATTAGAAGTTGCTATTTAATGCGATATATCTTTTTTTAAAACGCATACTTGTTTTATGCCATAACCAAAATTCAAATCAATATAGGGACAACGCAACATGTACAGATTATCGTCAAAAGTAACAACCCCAAAATCTTGTATTTTTTCTATTTGAGGATCATTATATTCGGATAAATCTTTTATAAATTCTAATTTTAATTCATTTTCAACTTCTTTAGCTCTTAATAGATATTTTTGAGACACATGATAACCATTTATTTCAAATATTATTGAGTCTTTTTTTATTTTTAAAGAAACAATATGCATTGTATTTGTATCATTACTATTTTTATTTATTTGTGTTTGATAGTTACCAAGCCAATTGCCTCCATAGGTTTTTATACTTTGCTGTATCTTTTTCTGAATGTTATATTTTTTCTCATATAAAAATTTATCCCCTAAATAAAAATTTGATTTTAATACATCACCCTCTTTTGAAATGTTACCTATTAGGTCTTTAACTCCAAGCTTCTCTGGATCTTCTTGTCTAAAAACTAATGTATCATCAATTTCTATTATAGAATTAGATTTAATATCAATGTAGTAGATCCCCAAATTGCTACTATAATAATCTCTTCCTTCTATTAACAAAACAAGATTATCTAAATTGGATTTATAAAGCTTAAAAACTATATCGCCATTTTCATAATAAAAATTTAGTACTTTTTTTATTTCGGTTTTGTTTATAAAAAAAGTTAATTCCTGATTGTTTGAATTAGAGTTTAGGAGTACTTTAAAACCATTATAAACAGCCTCATCAGATTGTCCTTTTGTTTTATTTAATGGTTTTTCTAATTTAAAGATTTCTAAATCTTGTTTATTTTTTTTCTCTAAAACTGTTTCTTCTTTTATTTTTTTTTGCTCTTCTTTTCTTTGACCGTAACATTGTAATTGCAAATAGCATATGATCAATAGACTTAATAATTTTATTACTCTTTTCATTGTGTCCAATATGATGGGGTTATTTTTACTTCTTCTTGTTCTTCCTTATCAGCATCGGTTAAGGTATCTTCGTCTTTATAAGTTAAATAGACACCTGGATTGCACTTTTTATCTAATCCTGCTTGTTTTTTCACATTCATTATTTCGAAATGTAAATGTGGGTTTTTTGTTGAAAATGGTACTCCATTTTCTCCAGAAGTTCCTGTTAATCCAATAATTTTGCCAGCATTTACAATATATCTCCTATTTCTACTTTTCTTTCTTTTAAGTGAGCGTAAACAAGGTAGAATGGCCCATTATGATCAAAATTCTGTAATTCAACTTCTGATTTATTCGAATACTTTAGTACAAAAGGATTTTTTCTTCTTGATTTAAATGTTTCTTCATCAATTACTTTTATTACAATTAATTCACCAAACATGCTGCTATTAATTTCGCTTCTCACAACTTCACCTTTTACGCATGAATAAACATTCGTTCCTGGTTTTGCAAATAAGTCCATCCCAGTATGTTTAGTAACACCATCTCTAATTGTTGGTCCAAATGAGCCATGCCAAGGTTTTTTAGCACCTCCCCCTTGAGAGTATAAACATAACATTGGATTATCTACTGGATCATGCCATTCTTCGGATGAACTATTTGTTGGACTGCATTCATTTACTTTAAATACTTGTAAAGCTTTTTCAAAGAATTTTTTAGCATCACTCCAACCTGCTAAGCCTCCATTTACCATTCTTCTAATTTTCTTAATATTGTCTTCAGTAGATTCTTTCAGGGTATCAGCGGTTTTCCAAATCTCGTGTTTTTCCCAATAAGCTATAGCCGATAAAACAGCATATTTTGCTTCTTGAACTTTATCAGGATTAGCTTCTAAATCTATATATTCATCTGGAAATATCTCCTTAAATGTTGTTGACGCATTAATATAATTATCCTTGCCTGTTAATTGTTTTAATCCTCGTCCTCGATACTTATAGCCATCGCCGCTGGCTTCATTTCCATTTCCATTTCCATTTCCATTTTCATTTGCATATAAAAAGCTTAGTAACTTTTTTTGAGGTCTTTCATCACAAAAAGTTTCAATCTGACCACGTCTTTCTAACATACCACTTCTATTTCCAAATATGGATGTATTTCGAATATTTGTTGGTGTGTATGGTATAACATCGGTTTCAATAATCCAATCTGTATTTATACCTGATGTTTCTGCGCCCACTTGCGCAAAAAAATGTGCTTTACGTAAACATGTATTTAGATGTATTGGTTTATCTGTATTTTTTCGTTGTTTGATAAATTCATTTAGATACTTCACAACTTCTTCTCTAAATGCTGTAGAACGTCTATGAACTCCAAATAAATCTTCTATGTGTTTTAAAGTCAATGCCTCCTCACACCTCGGACATTCCCCTTTCCCAATTACAAAATACTCTCCATCTCTTTTCAAAAATTCCTTTTCATGTTTAACAGTCTCACCTTGGCACTCGGCTTTTAACCACAGACTTTCCGTTTGTGTTTTATAGATATCAAAACTAACTGTGGTGCCACCGCTGTAAGTTTGGCTTTTTAATGCTTTTTCTACATCATCTACATAAGCTGTTTTTCCGGCTACTATCTTTGTATTGCCTTGTTTTCCTTCTTTTGCATTGTTTAATATTATTGTTGCAAATTGCTTTTTATTGCTATCTGTAATTACGGTTTCATTTTTAAATGTGTAGGTATAAGATTCTTCTTTTTTCCCTTTAAGAAGTTTTTCTTTCCATTCTTTCAAATCTTCATCAGCCTTCGGACGAAGCTTTATTTTTACTTTTGCCAAGCCTTTTTCAACAGTTGCTTTTAGTGTCGTAAGTTCTACTCCATCTTCTTTAGCTTCCAAAACAGGTACGTTTGCATCTGCGTCTATCAGAATGGTCTCTTTTTCTTTTATTGTAATAGATACTTCTTTTCCATCTAATAAAAATGTTTTTGCAACGATATACACTTCCTCTTCTAAAGGAGCACTATTTATCTTTATAAAGTTTGCTCCTAACTTGTACAAATTAAAAGAAATAGAAGTTCCTTTTTCATAAGTACTCTCTGTAAGCGCATTTTTAATATCATCAAGTTTGGCATACTTTTTATCTGCTTTTACTTGTGGATCTACATTTTTCTTAATAATCGCAGCAATTTTATCTTTGTCAATATTGGCGTTTTTATTTTTAAATTTATATTCGTGCTGGTCGGCAACCTCTTCTGTTTCCAACGAAAATTCTTCTTTAGCAAAGTATGCCGTAATAATTCCTTCTGTTGTTAGTACTTCCTCTTTAGGAGTGTTAACAATAGTTAAAGGAGTTGTATTTGTTGGTGGCTCAAATACAGGCATTACTCTTTTATTTTTTATAGTAAAAGAAAGTATTTTGTCACTTCCACTTGCGTTTTTAAGATATTCTCCCGTGATGTCTAGTACTTTTACATAAAAATTTTCTAAATCGCTAGGCAAACCTGGAACTGCCATAAAACAAGACATAGTTGTAAACTTAGCCTTAAGTGCTCCATTTACGCATTTTACTTTTACAGTTTGTATAGATGTTGTTGTTTTTGCACTATATGATTCCAGTGTTAGTGTATCACCATTTACACCTTCCGTTTCTAATGAAACAAATAGGTCATGTCCATAATTTATTTCACTATTATCTGCCGTATTTTCTTTTTTACTCCAAGATGAAGAAGTTATTTTTTTTTCACATTTTCCATATACATGCAGTCCAGTGTTTGCATTACTATCATGTCTACCATACAAACTAGCTTCCAGATAAAAAGCATACGACCCACATAATTTTTTAGGCAGGTTTACACCGAAAGGAGCACCAGCAGATCTTATTTCTTTCTTGAAAATCTTTTTCTTTTTCTGATCCATCCATAGCCATGTGATATTTCTTCTCTTTTCTTCCTCTGTGGTTTCGCTATACCATTCATCAACCATAAATGGAGCTGTTTGATCTGGTTTGATGCAAAGTATTTTATTCGGCAAACTAAAATTTCTTAGCGCACCACTATGTCCAACCCACTTTATTTTTTTTACTCCCTTTGCCATTTTTATACTTTTAGAAAATAATGAAACTATTTTTTAACTATATATTATTCCTTCGTCTGTATGCTCGATTGCGAATAGCTCTTTTATATCTACCATTGGGTTTATTTGCTTTAGAACTTCAGATTTGGCATTCTTTAAATTCTGTTTGTTCAATTCTGCTTTTTGTCCGTGTTTATCCACTTCAATACAGTCAGTCCCCCCAATAGGGCAAGTTCCTTTACTGTTTTCCAGTAAAATTTTTCCTTTATTAGATAATGTAACTTTTTCATAAAAACCACTCCATTTAGTAATTACTGCTTGACATGGCAAATAATCTCCACTTCCGTTAGGCTGCATTTTACATTTACCAAAAGTATTCTTCTCTAATGTCTGCCCAATTTCTTTATCGGTTGCTATGAGTTTGCTTTCAGCTCCTTTATCATTAGCATAATGCTTACTTTGTGTTTTTACTTTAAGCGTATCTAACTTAGATTCTACGCTAAACTTACATTTTAAAGTTGCTCCTTGTACTACTACATGTTTTTCACTCATAACTTTACTTCATTTAATGTCAAAACAATCCCTGATATTCCTAGAATTTTAAACTATTATCTTTTTTATTATTCTAAAAGCTTAATTTCAATAGTTTTCTTTATATGTTCATTTGATAAAATATTGCATTCTACATTCATTTTCTCAATTGTATAAGTTTCTGAATTTAGAAAGTAAACTGCGCTATAATTCACTTTTGAAGAGGTATAACCGTATAAAATCCCTAAGCCAGAATCCATATAAACGCCTTTTTGATCTACTTTAATAAAACCATCTTCATCTAAAAAAGGAGTGATTTTTTGCGTAACTTCAAAAATAGCTTCTTCGTCTTCCTCTAAAGGAAAGGAAACTTCATTTTTAAATAAATAA
This portion of the Flavobacterium gelatinilyticum genome encodes:
- a CDS encoding tetratricopeptide repeat protein, with protein sequence MKKVINIISIVTFMFFNSCKGQKKENAIITNNKAQATITKSGVYYYTPGLKEMDSLKKVMGEKNFYVIADDNNTYFSEISQKLSNNLIKLKSRNVYFANENFNLNINSLKNNWGIVKYIKGNKPVIYSFIDYNLLLNDRNENGDPLKNNDLVRVENTSLFVNQKEYKGLIINKMSLITSLEIVDKRCFVLTYEYNGSSTKMKQVYSFTFKDDAVYLTSKEILKYSKEGFLSNKVYLKNYKLINQLYSDLEDIGSSLHDSFTKNNSFAFTNLYDSFYKKIGILNFTVTNDDKFIEAPVNDDKYIQDIKIIDTDKLNDVAYYLEQSGAYKESIFFLNKIINDNPERGVAWLNLADAQWGDNKKKDAKLSYQKYIHLMKIQNKDIKKVPQRVYERIK
- the tssO gene encoding type VI secretion system TssO, with the translated sequence MELLNKTERRKAFYAFLIAFVVTFILMLTAVSFNFYLPFAENKILKAENEMMKREYDYQTNFSIKIDSVRMTIDSINSPKVDNDFQQRLANVMVANIYQKIPKDTTDNKKLYNNIILAYKNIIDYKKQIRSLTHNAHLIDSLNQSAKTYKEELEKVSRDLDVCRQIYQNQ
- a CDS encoding DUF4280 domain-containing protein — protein: MSEKHVVVQGATLKCKFSVESKLDTLKVKTQSKHYANDKGAESKLIATDKEIGQTLEKNTFGKCKMQPNGSGDYLPCQAVITKWSGFYEKVTLSNKGKILLENSKGTCPIGGTDCIEVDKHGQKAELNKQNLKNAKSEVLKQINPMVDIKELFAIEHTDEGIIYS